In Leptospira hartskeerlii, a single window of DNA contains:
- the atpH gene encoding ATP synthase F1 subunit delta, with translation MSYSAIPKTYAAAFADASSSPEEAEQELDSIVSIFRIEPQFRDFFDTPSVKREDKEAVLLKTFQGKISEITLNFLQVLLRRGRFSFLSEIHEALKEELDRKAGRVRAKVKSYPAMDEASLSKLREVLKEKFKSEFILEASEDPSLLGGFVVRFQDLAIDSSMKSQLKKVRQTLLDSKLPVGVVYEN, from the coding sequence ATGAGCTATTCTGCGATCCCAAAAACATACGCGGCCGCTTTTGCGGACGCTAGTTCTTCTCCGGAAGAAGCCGAACAGGAATTGGATTCTATCGTAAGTATTTTTCGAATAGAACCACAATTCCGCGATTTTTTCGATACCCCTTCCGTTAAAAGGGAAGATAAGGAAGCGGTCCTATTAAAGACCTTCCAGGGTAAAATTTCGGAAATCACTCTGAACTTTTTACAGGTGCTTCTTCGCAGGGGAAGATTTTCATTTCTTTCCGAAATTCACGAAGCTTTAAAAGAAGAACTGGATCGTAAAGCAGGAAGAGTTCGCGCGAAAGTCAAAAGTTATCCCGCTATGGATGAGGCTTCTCTTTCCAAATTAAGGGAAGTATTAAAAGAAAAATTCAAATCGGAGTTCATCTTGGAAGCAAGTGAAGATCCGAGCCTTCTCGGAGGTTTCGTGGTCAGATTCCAAGACTTGGCGATCGACTCTTCCATGAAAAGCCAACTTAAGAAAGTAAGGCAAACCTTGCTGGACAGCAAATTACCGGTCGGAGTGGTGTATGAAAATTAA
- the atpB gene encoding F0F1 ATP synthase subunit A, giving the protein MLKQIFATALLLFSLPLFASEGEASKPFDLNEVLVHHLMDHAEFPFNVGGKKVFEGHEGFDPHAENIFVDHSTGHRFHFVGGLDLHITRRVTMMWIVSFLLLIVFIPAARLIAKNPLKIQSRFANAVEAFVSFLKKDVVDANTDGHGHSYYHYIFTLFFFILFCNLMGLIPPVGEVIQLGIESVNSGEEVTAAAHAASGHHEPIWIAKVWNGITVTGDVSVTVTLALITLLLIYGTGFVYQGPKFIIHSVPNGVPALLYILMWPLEFIISPLAKAFALTVRLLANMTAGHVIILALLGFIFQFQSWGVAPISIFGATAIYFLELFVAFLQAYVFALLTSLFVGSSMHRH; this is encoded by the coding sequence ATGTTGAAACAAATCTTCGCAACCGCATTATTATTGTTCTCACTTCCATTATTTGCTTCCGAGGGCGAAGCTTCCAAACCTTTTGATTTGAATGAGGTCTTGGTTCACCACTTGATGGACCACGCTGAGTTTCCTTTCAATGTGGGCGGAAAAAAAGTTTTCGAAGGACATGAAGGTTTTGATCCTCATGCAGAAAACATTTTTGTAGATCATTCTACGGGTCATAGATTTCACTTTGTTGGCGGCTTGGATCTTCATATCACTCGTCGTGTTACGATGATGTGGATCGTTTCCTTCCTTCTTCTAATCGTATTTATTCCTGCCGCTCGTCTGATCGCAAAAAATCCTTTAAAGATACAAAGTAGATTCGCTAACGCTGTAGAAGCGTTCGTGAGTTTCCTGAAAAAGGATGTCGTTGACGCAAACACGGACGGACACGGACATTCTTATTATCATTATATTTTCACATTATTCTTTTTCATTCTATTCTGTAACTTGATGGGACTCATTCCTCCGGTAGGGGAAGTAATCCAACTTGGGATCGAATCTGTTAACTCAGGCGAAGAAGTTACTGCAGCAGCGCATGCGGCATCTGGCCACCACGAACCGATCTGGATCGCAAAAGTTTGGAATGGTATTACAGTAACGGGAGATGTTTCTGTTACCGTAACTCTTGCACTCATCACTTTACTTTTGATCTACGGAACTGGATTCGTTTACCAAGGACCGAAGTTTATTATCCACTCTGTTCCGAACGGAGTTCCTGCACTTTTATACATCCTAATGTGGCCATTGGAGTTTATCATCTCTCCGCTTGCTAAAGCATTTGCACTTACTGTGCGTCTTTTGGCGAATATGACCGCTGGACACGTAATCATCTTAGCGTTACTCGGATTTATCTTCCAGTTCCAATCTTGGGGAGTTGCGCCGATCTCCATTTTCGGAGCTACCGCGATCTATTTCTTAGAATTGTTCGTGGCCTTCTTACAGGCTTACGTTTTCGCTCTTCTAACCTCGCTCTTCGTGGGCTCGAGTATGCACAGGCACTAA
- the lepB gene encoding signal peptidase I produces the protein MSQPKGSTFLKKLPTWIHEIFGEESVDSTLSFFFIVLLVLAFKSSVLDANNIPSGSMLPTLKIGDFLFVNKMRYSLRLPFTDIELKRYDDPKRGDIVTFIPPDGAVSPEEKEGWFPKRFVKRVIGLPGDRIRIVKIDHKRDGSSTVYGRIEYMEKGKTDFSAYDFKDEEKKNQFDDMDDDAAVQFYLFKEKKPDFEHYVIEGDSHSYSSHQFKDGECFQTTGCVIPDDHYMMMGDNRTNSSDSRFWGFVPRANILGKAALIYFSINWKDHVCAYKNAEDLGMNGRFAQKYDPEEFRSKCGDIDSNMNWFKSTIFYRIPRMQVRWYRIGTVLE, from the coding sequence ATGAGCCAGCCGAAGGGCAGTACCTTTTTAAAAAAACTTCCTACTTGGATCCATGAAATCTTTGGAGAAGAATCTGTAGATTCCACTCTCTCCTTCTTTTTTATCGTTTTATTAGTTTTAGCTTTTAAATCCTCAGTCTTGGATGCGAATAATATTCCCTCGGGATCCATGCTCCCCACTTTGAAGATAGGGGATTTTCTGTTCGTAAATAAGATGAGATATTCTCTCCGACTTCCTTTTACGGATATAGAACTTAAAAGATATGATGATCCTAAAAGAGGGGATATCGTTACTTTCATTCCTCCGGATGGAGCTGTCTCGCCTGAAGAGAAAGAAGGATGGTTCCCTAAAAGATTCGTAAAAAGAGTGATCGGTCTTCCTGGAGATAGGATCCGTATCGTAAAGATTGATCATAAGAGAGACGGATCTTCTACGGTCTATGGCAGAATAGAATACATGGAAAAAGGAAAAACAGACTTCTCCGCTTACGATTTTAAGGATGAAGAAAAGAAAAACCAATTCGACGACATGGACGACGATGCAGCCGTTCAATTTTATCTTTTTAAAGAAAAGAAACCGGACTTCGAACATTATGTGATCGAAGGAGATTCTCATTCATATTCTTCTCACCAATTCAAAGATGGTGAATGTTTTCAAACCACGGGTTGTGTGATCCCGGATGATCATTATATGATGATGGGAGATAATCGTACGAATTCTTCCGATTCCAGATTTTGGGGATTTGTTCCTAGGGCGAATATACTCGGAAAAGCTGCATTGATCTATTTCTCCATCAACTGGAAAGACCATGTATGTGCTTATAAAAATGCAGAGGACCTTGGAATGAACGGGCGCTTTGCCCAAAAATACGATCCGGAAGAATTTAGATCGAAATGTGGAGATATTGATTCTAATATGAATTGGTTCAAGAGCACTATATTTTATAGAATTCCTAGAATGCAGGTCCGTTGGTATCGTATCGGAACCGTATTAGAATAA
- a CDS encoding AtpZ/AtpI family protein, with protein MSEPDQKPPENKDASPWQLASVGTEFAFIIIASVFIGRYLDGRFGWSPFGILFGAIFGFGYGIYYLLTRVSQFDKKD; from the coding sequence ATGAGCGAACCGGATCAAAAACCTCCTGAAAATAAAGATGCTTCTCCTTGGCAGCTTGCTAGCGTAGGGACAGAGTTCGCTTTTATCATCATTGCTTCCGTTTTTATAGGAAGATATCTGGATGGGCGTTTCGGCTGGTCTCCTTTTGGGATCTTGTTCGGGGCGATTTTCGGATTCGGTTACGGGATTTATTATCTTCTCACCAGAGTTTCCCAGTTCGACAAAAAGGACTAA
- a CDS encoding F0F1 ATP synthase subunit B: MFLLAADRGLGALLDVNPGLIIWTLITFLIVVIILKVFAWDVILKALDERAETIQNDIRKAADVRSEAESLLKDYEKRIAQAKDQANGIVAEAKSDATNLKNKMLDDASKEVKALKDTALKDIELAKSKALAELQGQIVDMTVQVAALVLEKQLKADDYKSFIENELGKIKKLSA, encoded by the coding sequence TTGTTTCTCTTGGCAGCTGACAGGGGATTAGGCGCACTACTAGACGTTAATCCGGGTCTGATCATTTGGACCCTGATTACCTTCCTAATAGTCGTCATTATCCTTAAAGTTTTCGCTTGGGATGTGATCCTCAAAGCTCTGGATGAAAGAGCTGAGACCATCCAAAACGATATTCGTAAGGCTGCTGACGTACGTTCCGAAGCGGAATCTCTGCTGAAAGATTATGAAAAAAGAATCGCACAAGCAAAAGACCAAGCTAACGGAATCGTAGCGGAAGCGAAATCGGACGCTACTAACCTGAAAAACAAAATGTTGGATGATGCTTCGAAAGAAGTGAAGGCTCTTAAAGATACTGCACTGAAAGATATCGAACTCGCAAAATCCAAAGCATTGGCAGAACTCCAAGGACAGATCGTAGACATGACCGTTCAAGTCGCGGCTCTGGTTCTGGAGAAACAGTTAAAAGCGGACGATTATAAGTCCTTTATCGAGAACGAGTTAGGCAAGATCAAGAAACTGAGCGCGTAA
- the atpA gene encoding F0F1 ATP synthase subunit alpha — protein MKIKTDEITSVLKQEILNYKKDLGVEEVGTVLEVGDGIARVFGLRNVMAGELVEFQNGVRGQAFNLEDNSVGVIIYGEYKNIREGFSVKRIGKILEVPVGPEMLGRVVNPLGEPLDGKGPINTKHTRAVESPAPGISKRQPVEEPLQTGIKSIDAMIPIGRGQRELIIGDRGTGKTSIALDTIINQKGSGVICVYVAIGQKASTVATIVEKLKAVGALDYTIVVSATAADPAPLQYIAPYSGCSFAEYFMYNEKKATLVVYDDLSKQAVAYRQMCLLLRRPPGREAYPGDVFYLHSRLLERAAKLDEKYGAGSLTALPIIETQEGEVSAYIPTNVISITDGQIYLQSNLFASGVRPAVDVGISVSRVGSAAQIKAMKQVAGKMKLELAQFRELEAFAQLGTDLDPITQAQLDRGYRIVEMLKQPVSSPYPVEEQVVEIFAVTRGHMDKVPVPKVREFGAHLLNVLRTQQPEVLNAIRTEKKISDEGKLGEVIASIAADFVRNLK, from the coding sequence ATGAAAATTAAAACAGACGAAATTACGTCGGTCCTCAAACAGGAAATTTTAAATTATAAAAAAGATCTGGGTGTCGAAGAAGTCGGAACTGTTCTGGAAGTAGGGGACGGTATTGCTCGAGTTTTCGGTCTCAGAAACGTGATGGCTGGAGAGCTTGTGGAATTCCAAAACGGAGTTCGCGGTCAGGCATTCAACTTAGAAGACAATTCAGTGGGTGTGATCATCTACGGAGAATACAAAAACATCCGTGAAGGATTCTCCGTAAAAAGGATCGGAAAGATCCTAGAGGTTCCGGTAGGACCGGAAATGCTCGGACGTGTGGTGAACCCACTCGGTGAGCCTCTTGACGGAAAAGGTCCAATCAATACTAAACATACTCGTGCGGTAGAAAGTCCTGCTCCTGGTATTTCTAAAAGACAACCGGTTGAAGAACCTCTTCAAACTGGTATCAAAAGTATCGACGCAATGATCCCGATAGGCCGTGGCCAACGGGAGTTGATCATCGGAGACCGTGGAACAGGTAAAACTTCCATTGCTCTGGATACGATCATCAACCAAAAAGGTTCCGGAGTTATCTGCGTTTACGTAGCGATCGGACAAAAAGCTTCCACAGTAGCAACTATCGTGGAAAAACTAAAAGCGGTTGGAGCCCTGGATTATACCATCGTGGTTTCTGCAACTGCTGCTGATCCTGCTCCTCTGCAATACATCGCTCCTTATTCAGGATGTTCTTTCGCGGAATACTTCATGTATAACGAGAAAAAAGCTACTTTAGTTGTTTATGATGACTTATCAAAACAAGCGGTTGCTTATCGCCAAATGTGTCTTCTTCTTCGTAGACCTCCGGGCCGCGAAGCTTATCCTGGAGACGTATTCTATCTTCACTCTCGTTTATTAGAGAGAGCCGCTAAATTGGACGAAAAATACGGAGCAGGTTCCTTAACCGCGCTTCCTATCATCGAAACCCAAGAAGGTGAGGTTTCCGCTTATATTCCGACTAACGTGATTTCGATCACTGACGGTCAGATATACCTGCAATCCAACTTATTCGCATCAGGGGTTCGTCCTGCAGTGGATGTTGGTATCTCCGTATCTCGTGTTGGTTCCGCAGCTCAGATCAAAGCGATGAAACAAGTCGCAGGAAAAATGAAACTGGAATTAGCTCAGTTCAGAGAGTTGGAAGCATTCGCTCAACTTGGAACTGATTTGGATCCAATCACTCAGGCCCAGTTGGACAGAGGATATCGCATCGTTGAGATGTTGAAACAACCTGTTTCCAGCCCGTATCCTGTAGAAGAACAAGTAGTAGAAATTTTTGCGGTAACCAGAGGACATATGGACAAGGTCCCAGTTCCTAAGGTGAGAGAGTTTGGAGCACATTTATTAAATGTTCTTCGAACCCAACAACCTGAAGTATTGAATGCAATCCGCACCGAAAAGAAAATTTCGGACGAAGGAAAACTGGGAGAGGTGATCGCCTCTATCGCAGCCGACTTTGTTAGGAACCTGAAGTAA
- the atpE gene encoding ATP synthase F0 subunit C, whose product MEFGLGYIGVGIAAGLAILGAGLGIGRIGGSAAEGISRQPDAAGKIQTAMIISAALIEGAALFAIVIAFLAGGTLNTAVSKASAAKTEVSAPAEGK is encoded by the coding sequence ATGGAATTCGGACTAGGATACATTGGAGTAGGAATCGCAGCTGGACTCGCTATTTTAGGCGCAGGACTCGGAATCGGAAGAATCGGTGGCTCTGCTGCTGAAGGAATCAGCCGTCAACCTGATGCAGCTGGAAAAATCCAAACTGCGATGATCATCTCTGCAGCCCTTATCGAAGGTGCGGCTCTGTTCGCAATCGTTATTGCGTTCCTCGCAGGTGGAACTTTGAACACAGCAGTTAGCAAAGCATCTGCTGCTAAAACTGAAGTTTCTGCACCGGCTGAAGGTAAATAA